In Mugil cephalus isolate CIBA_MC_2020 chromosome 20, CIBA_Mcephalus_1.1, whole genome shotgun sequence, the following are encoded in one genomic region:
- the LOC124997831 gene encoding T cell receptor beta chain MC.7.G5-like, whose translation MNESSVVHINCSHDDDTYPIMLWYQQREDRRALVLIGSGYGMGDRKYEGQFEEEFEMTRRDTVTGALVVRRASPSSHSAVYFCAAAAKAVTFQQARDKIVNETDRAVIQCSHDNDDFYVMLWYQKGGDGQLSLMGHSYDRNAPEYEPQFKDKVVISRENRQTGALILRSVNVSDAAVYFCAATYFGSGTKLTVLEPNRTIEEPKVKLFPPSERECQNKRKKKNKKTLVCLAFGFYPDHVTMSWQINGHDVTNGVATEPSARRHGDYYNITSLLMIPLAHWYSPGTNFTCIVNFFNGEKIVPYPKHVIGVDGPGAQQVREKYMSITQNAKLSYVVLIFKSCVYGLSVAILGWMIQGSLGKQND comes from the exons ATGAATGAGAGCTCTGTGGTCCACATCAACTGCAGCCACGATGACGACACTTATCCCATTATGCTCTGGTACCAGCAAAGGGAGGACCGCCGGGCTCTGGTCCTCATTGGGTCCGGCTACGGGATGGGTGACCGGAAGTACGAGGGTCAGTTTGAAGAGGAGTTCGAGATGACGAGAAGGGACACGGTGACTGGAGCTCTGGTTGTTCGCAGGGCGAGCCCGTCGTCACACTCTGCTGTCTACTTCTGTGCAGCAGCC GCCAAGGCCGTGACGTTCCAGCAGGCTCGGGACAAAATAGTCAATGAGACGGACAGGGCAGTAATTCAATGCAGCCACGATAACGACGACTTCTACGTGATGCTCTGGTACCAGAAGGGAGGCGACGGGCAGCTGAGCTTGATGGGACACAGCTACGACCGCAATGCGCCCGAGTACGAGCCGCAGTTTAAGGATAAAGTTGTGATTTCAAGGGAAAACCGACAGACAGGAGCCCTGATCCTTCGCAGTGTGAATGTGTCAGACGCAGCTGTGTATTTCTGCGCTGCCA CTTACTTTGGAAGTGGAACCAAACTAACTGTTCTGG AACCAAACCGAACTATTGAAGAGCCAAAGGTGAAACTTTTCCCGCCCTCTGAAAGAGAATGTCAAAACAaacgcaaaaagaaaaacaaaaagaccttGGTGTGTTTGGCCTTCGGTTTCTACCCAGACCATGTCACCATGTCCTGGCAGATCAACGGGCATGACGTCACAAACGGCGTGGCGACCGAACCCTCTGCCCGGCGCCATGGTGACTATTACAACATCACAAGCCTTCTGATGATCCCGCTTGCACATTGGTATTCGCCCGGCACGAATTTCACCTGCATTGTTAACTTCTTCAACGGGGAGAAGATTGTTCCCTATCCCAAACACGTCATAGGCGTTGACG GACCGGGAGCTCAACAAGTACGAG AAAAGTACATGAGCATCACGCAAAATGCCAAGCTGTCCTACGTGGTGTTGATCTTCAAGAGCTGCGTCTACGGGCTCTCCGTGGCGATCTTGGGCTGGATGATTCAG GGTTCGCTTGGAAAACAGAACGACTGA
- the si:ch211-237i5.4 gene encoding insulin-like growth factor-binding protein complex acid labile subunit: MNLLYPTLLFLFLAIFLPESFFPSVKCSRSCPHHCVCYEHAELLDCRNRGFEHVPRGLPHGTWLLELGGNNLSSIGTRAFTGLWSLRVLILSNSQIEEIQPQAFFSLSFLEKLDLSWNQLTTLPVDFSTSLSALKELRLEHNNLHYISGYSFEYLDNMEKLDLSYNQLVSVGPGVFRGLSRLRQLYLHNNRLTVVQQGSLDMLPGLEVLQLSNNNISQIDTDALAPLYSLAVLALEGNNLHHLKFKTFISLHTTATHIQLAGNPWSCDCDLHRVFSKILHVRHLHIDDYRNVTCQDPPQLAGASLAWVDSQLCIAETATVLVITVTVLVTVVAALVMAERNRKRNNGKNWDTESQGQTQSPPS, from the exons ATGAATCTCCTTTATCCCacccttctcttcctctttcttgcCATTTTTCTCCCCGAGTCCTTTTTTCCATCTGTCAAGTGTTCACGGTCGTGTCCACACCATTGTGTTTGCTACGAGCACGCCGAGCTGTTGGACTGTCGCAACCGTGGGTTCGAGCACGTTCCCAGGGGCCTCCCTCACGGCACGTGGCTGCTGGAGCTCGGAGGCAACAATCTGAGCTCGATAGGCACCCGAGCCTTCACTGGACTGTGGTCCTTGCGTGTGCTGATACTGAGCAACAGCCAGATAGAAGAAATTCAACCACAG GcgtttttctctttgtccttcCTAGAGAAGCTGGATCTCAGTTGGAACCAGTTAACAACTCTCCCCGTGGACTTCTCCACCAGTCTCTCTGCTCTCAAAGAGTTGCGGCTAGAACACAACAATTTACATTATATATCTGGATACAG CTTCGAGTATCTGGACAACATGGAAAAGCTGGACCTCAGTTATAACCAGCTGGTGTCAGTTGGCCCAGGTGTGTTCAGGGGCCTCTCCAGGCTCAGGCAACTCTATCTTCACAACAACAGACTGACTGTGGTGCAGCAGGGGAGCCTGGACATGCTGCCGGGGCTGGAG GTACTCCagctgagcaacaacaacatctcTCAGATAGACACTGATGCTCTGGCACCTCTCTATAGTCTGGCTGTTCTCGCCCTGGAAGGAAACAACCTGCATCACCTCAAGTTTAAGACTTTCATCAGCCTCCATACAACAGCTACACACATTCAGCTGGCAG GCAACCCGTGGAGCTGTGACTGCGACCTGCACCGTGTCTTCAGTAAGATCTTGCACGTCCGCCACCTCCACATCGACGACTACCGCAACGTGACATGCCAGGACCCTCCCCAACTGGCTGGGGCCTCGCTGGCCTGGGTAGACAGCCAGCTGTGCATCGCAGAGACGGCCACTGTGCTCGTCATCACGGTCACCGTGCTGGTCACCGTGGTGGCAGCTCTGGTGATGGcagagaggaacaggaagaggaatAATGGGAAGAACTGGGACACCGAGTCGCAGGGGCAAACTCAGAGCCCCCCGTCCTGA
- the LOC124998138 gene encoding collagen alpha-1(X) chain-like: MSSLFATVTVLCITTLAIVSPVEMNPRLAEPRQQGSAVLFFATCQGELREILFNPVIFNQVLVNQGSGYNNQTGIFTAPLAGIYQFVFAAQLCRGELNNHWSFVVNYKELMACHAQVSGGATVINTCYFMAELQENDKVWIKQRAGSCAWASSRSKTINFSGILLASEGASMLGEKYGSGYSCPIPSFNHNMNTLTDNADQSFALSSMSLLVSLALTLCM; encoded by the exons ATGAGCTCCCTTTTTGCAACTGTGACTGTGCTGTGCATAACCACGTTGGCTATTGTAAGCCCAGTGGAAATG AACCCCCGTCTCGCAGAACCCAGACAACAGG GGagtgctgttctttttttcgcCACCTGCCAAGGAGAGCTGAGAGAGATCCTTTTCAACCCAGTGATCTTCAACCAGGTGTTGGTGAACCAGGGCTCTGGCTATAACAATCAAACGGGTATTTTCACTGCGCCACTCGCTGGCATCTACCAGTTTGTGTTCGCCGCCCAGCTGTGCCGCGGAGAACTCAACAACCACTGGTCCTTCGTTGTCAACTACAAAGAGCTAATGGCCTGCCATGCTCAG GTTTCTGGTGGTGCCACAGTCATCAACACTTGTTACTTCATGGCAGAACTTCAGGAAAATGACAAAGTGTGGATAAAACAAAGAGCAGGATCATGTGCCTGGGCTAGCTCTCGCTCCAAAACTATCAACTTCTCTGGCATCCTGCTGGCGAGTGAGGGTGCTTCCATGTTGGGAGAAAAGTATGGCTCTGGCTACTCCTGTCCGATTCCCAGTTTTAACCATAACATGAACACGCTGACTGACAACGCAGACCAGAGTTTTGCACTGTCTAGTATGTCTCTGCTGGTTTCTCTTGCATTAACCTTGTGTatgtga